The Candidatus Neomarinimicrobiota bacterium sequence ACACTAATTATTTCTTTTTAGCGGGGTATTGTATTTCGACGGAACAGAGGTAAAGATGATAAGGGAATATGAAGATAAGGATTTAGAAGAATTGTTGGAAGCGTGGTATTCGGCTTCTAAGGTTGCGCATCCGTTCCTTAGCGAAGAATTTTTGGAACAAGAGCGAAAGAACATAGAGTCTGTTAATCTGCCAAATGCCGGGACATGGGTCTATGAGTTAAACGGCGCTGTTGTTGGATTCATTGCGCTTATCGGGAATGAAGTAGGGGCGATATTTTTGGATCCCGAATATCATGGGAAAGGAATAGGACGCGCATTGATGGACCATGCCAGAAGTATTCGGGATACTTTGGAACTTGATGTATTTAAGGATAACACTATTGGTCGAAACTTTTACAAGAAATACGGTTTCATTGAAGAGTACGAACACTTGCACAAAGAAACAGGTTTTATGCAGCTTAGATTGAAACTTACCTACTGACAAAGCATTTTTTGATGGAAGACTAATATTCTCATTTTTCGCAACAGTATCCCATATTATCCGTATCGCGCTTGACATTCTTTTTAATCATTCCTTCAATTTTCGGCATAGTCAAGTTTACGATCTATTATTATTGAACTATTCGTAGTTTAAAACGTAAAATAAAGTAGATTATTTTACTCAACTGACTCTAATTATTAGATGATTAAACGATATTCATACTTAGCTGCTTTTATAATAATGGCGGTTTTTATTGGATTTATCTCTCTCATTGCCAAGGAACCGCCTGATTCAAATAAATTCGCTCTGAGTAAAGTAGCGGGAAAGCCGCGGGCTACTCTGTCCAACGTGAACAATATTTCATATTGGATTAGAGCTGATGGTTGGTCAGGGAGAAACCCGTTCACGGGTAATTCGGGAGTGGTATTCCCGAAAGGAACAGCAGGGGTTATCTTCGCTGATGGCTTTCTCTGGGCGGGATTGGTTAATGACGGCAATGAACCGAGATTGAGGGCAGGTGGAAATACATATATTTCCGGCACACTTGAGGGAGCAATATTAGGTGAACGGACAGGAATAGCTGAAGATCCTACTTCATCTAACGTCAGAATTTGGCGGATCAGGGAGGACTGGGCTACGGCTGACTTAACACAGGATGCAAAAGAATTGTTTCAATTTGTGGCAGATTCGATGGTAAGCGATGCTCAAATTTCCGAGATAAGAGCACAATATCAAACCGACTGGAATGAATGGCCTTGGGAAAAAGGCGCTCCTTATTATGATGATAACGGTGACGGTGTTTATGACCCGGTAAATGACCGACCCGGTTTGGCAGATGCAGATCAGGTTATCTGGTTTGTTGCAAATGATCTTTCTGACGGTGCTGTTACAGGATTTTTAGGATCACCTTCGATAGGATTAGAGCATCAGGTTACTATGTGGGCATATGACAGCGAGGGAAGGCTTGGAAATATAATATTCCGGCGAAACCGTCTGATCTACAAAGGCACCGATAGCACTTCTGTTGATGCTACGATCGACAGTATGTACATATCCCAGTGGAGTGATCCTGACTTAGGAGATTTTGGAGATGATTTTGTTGGTGTGGATACTTTAATAAATACCGGATATGTCTATAATTCAAGTGATATTGATAAAGGATTTCTTAAATATGCACTTCCTCCGCCCTCGGTGGGTTATACTCTGATTCAGGGACCAATTGTTCCCTCTCCGGGAGAGGATGCGATCAGGGATTTTGGTGTCCGTAATGAATATAAAAATTTGTCGTTGTCATCTTTTATATTTGAACCTCCTTCCTTTGGTGATCCGCCCATTGGAACATATGAAGCAACGATTCAATGGTATAACAGGATGCGTGGTTTACAACCTGCAACCGGCAACCCTTTTATCGATCCTGTTACTGGTATAGCAACACTCTTCACGCTTGCCGGTGATCCCGTTGCAGGCACAGGTTGGGTTGACGGAAATCCACTTGGTCCGGGAGATCGGAGGATGATAATGAGTTTGGGCCCGTTCAGTATGGCTTTAGGCGATACTCAGGAAGTGATAATTGCCTTTGTTGCTGGAATAGGCGGGAGCAGATTTGAGAGCATAGTAGAGATGAAAAAGACTGCGCGGTTAGCCCTTTCATTTGGTCAAAATATGTTCAGCGATATTCCCGGAGCGAATCTGGATATAACTCATCCATCCGCATCTGAAGCGATAATGAATTTGACAGTAGCTGCTCATAACAGCGTAGATGAGGTGATAGCGAAAATATATAATTATGAAAATGTTTTGGAAGAGACTCTAAATCTATCCGACGATGGGAACAGCGCTGACGGAGCCGCCAACGACAGTATCTGGGGGATTGAGCAACTTGTGATCCAAAAATCGTATGGTATGTACGCAAATGTGTTAGTCATATCAGGCTCAGATACAACCAAGTGGGATCATCTTCTGGATAATATAACGACTTTAGGGCCTGTGGAATGGGATGAACTTATTATCGTGAGCGATAATATCAATGAAGACGGCGCTATTAACGTAGGAGAGAAAATCGTCTTTAGCCCGGTAATCAAAAACGGAAGTGTTCTCAGTATTGGTTCCGCTACAGTAGGCACATTTTTATTTGATGAGTATGTCGTAGAGCAAAATACACTGAAGATGACGGAAGTAGAAAATATTTTGCCCGGAACCACTGAATTAGGGGATACGCTCAGCCGATATTTCGTGATGGCGGATGATACGCCGGATGGGCATCTGCTTAATTTGCGGTATTCAATAGTTGATAAGC is a genomic window containing:
- a CDS encoding T9SS type A sorting domain-containing protein; the encoded protein is MAVFIGFISLIAKEPPDSNKFALSKVAGKPRATLSNVNNISYWIRADGWSGRNPFTGNSGVVFPKGTAGVIFADGFLWAGLVNDGNEPRLRAGGNTYISGTLEGAILGERTGIAEDPTSSNVRIWRIREDWATADLTQDAKELFQFVADSMVSDAQISEIRAQYQTDWNEWPWEKGAPYYDDNGDGVYDPVNDRPGLADADQVIWFVANDLSDGAVTGFLGSPSIGLEHQVTMWAYDSEGRLGNIIFRRNRLIYKGTDSTSVDATIDSMYISQWSDPDLGDFGDDFVGVDTLINTGYVYNSSDIDKGFLKYALPPPSVGYTLIQGPIVPSPGEDAIRDFGVRNEYKNLSLSSFIFEPPSFGDPPIGTYEATIQWYNRMRGLQPATGNPFIDPVTGIATLFTLAGDPVAGTGWVDGNPLGPGDRRMIMSLGPFSMALGDTQEVIIAFVAGIGGSRFESIVEMKKTARLALSFGQNMFSDIPGANLDITHPSASEAIMNLTVAAHNSVDEVIAKIYNYENVLEETLNLSDDGNSADGAANDSIWGIEQLVIQKSYGMYANVLVISGSDTTKWDHLLDNITTLGPVEWDELIIVSDNINEDGAINVGEKIVFSPVIKNGSVLSIGSATVGTFLFDEYVVEQNTLKMTEVENILPGTTELGDTLSRYFVMADDTPDGHLLNLRYSIVDKQQNIWVSELIMPVGELSFGTEVNSVDHTEGTAYGSVGFRIADPSALTNESYEITINKVESLFSFNLENLSTSTMLFQSEPFPDDKYSSTVPITEGFKVTFEDIIFKGPKTFRSVEQTGAGGLSLWGDAQLFGNPTGFWFEFGSSTYVPTIDASQVDLQFRFTGVDAGDNDSPVTSGGSFSTQWEREAFGVSDLTGFANVQLRIPFELWDLEGNDGAGRQIEVAVINRNADGQATYGNDVGTVASARYRMTGRDYIVVINENYQNNAIKIRSIVNRNATWLLFFEQGGASVWATGDELTLRYVNPIQAGIDVYRFQVPSELDVIGAPESFELSQNYPNPFNPETTIEYSLPIRSDVSLIIYNIRGREVARPLFGTMPAGNHKVTWDGSNQVSGVYIYELMAGTVRIRNKMILLK
- a CDS encoding GNAT family N-acetyltransferase → MIREYEDKDLEELLEAWYSASKVAHPFLSEEFLEQERKNIESVNLPNAGTWVYELNGAVVGFIALIGNEVGAIFLDPEYHGKGIGRALMDHARSIRDTLELDVFKDNTIGRNFYKKYGFIEEYEHLHKETGFMQLRLKLTY